In the genome of Falco naumanni isolate bFalNau1 chromosome W, bFalNau1.pat, whole genome shotgun sequence, one region contains:
- the LOC121080551 gene encoding transmembrane emp24 domain-containing protein 7 has translation MLLQGSGTAGPWGWLTLLLVVACTARASELTFELPDNAKQCFYEEIVQDTKCTLEFQVITGGHYDVDCRLEGPDGAVLYKEMKKQYDSFTFTASRNGTYKFCFSNEFSTFTHKTVYFDFQVGEDPPLFPSENRATALTQMESACVSIHEALKSVIDYQTHFRLREAQGRSRAEDLNTRVAYWSIGEAIILLVVSIGQVFLLKSFFSDKRTTTTRVGS, from the exons ATGCTGTTACAGGGTTCCGGAACCGCGGGACCGTGGGGGTGGCTGacgctgctgctggtggtggcctGCACGGCACGGGCCTCTGAGCTCACTTTCGAGCTGCCTGACAATGCCAAGCAATGCTTCTACGAGGAGATTGTCCAGGACACTAAGTGCACCCTCGAGTTTCAG GTGATCACTGGAGGTCATTATGATGTTGATTGTCGGTTGGAAGGTCCTGATGGTGCTGTATTATACAAAGAGATGAAGAAACAATACGATAGTTTCACATTTACTGCATCCAGAAATGGAACATACAAGTTCTGCTTCAGCAATGAGTTCTCTACTTTCACACACAAAACTGTGTACTTTGATTTCCAGGTTGGAGAAGATCCACCACTGTTTCCTAGTGAAAACAGAGCAACTGCACTTACTCAG ATGGAGTCTGCGTGTGTTTCAATTCATGAAGCCTTGAAGTCTGTCATTGATTATCAGACTCATTTCCGGTTGAGAGAAGCACAAGgccgcagcagagcagaggattTAAACACAAGAGTAGCCTATTGGTCAATAGGGGAAGCAATCATTCTTCTTGTAGTTAGTATTGGGCAAGTATTTCTCCTTAAAAGCTTCTTCTCAGATAAAAGAACTACGACAACCCGTGTTGGATCATAA